CGCCTCTTTTCCCGGCCACGGTGACGCAGACGGGATTTCCCATGGCGATATCCATGTCAAAAAAGGGTCCGCCTACACAGACCAGTTCATATTTGTATTTCAGCGCGGAAAGGCTCTGTTTGATGAGCTGCGAAGGGGTGACCAACTCCATGGTCCCCTCGTTGGAGGAAAGCCCTTTTATCGGCGATATCAGGCAGGTGCCACCCGGTTTGCGCTCGATGATCGGCTTCAGGTAGTTCAAGAATTCGGTGAGGCGGTTCATCGTCAGGGACAGGAATATAAAATCATTCTCTTCGATAACCCGCTCCAGATCATTTGTCGCATAAACTTTCGGGGAAAGACGGGGCACCTTGTCGATGCTTCCGAGACGTTTCACCAGATCCTGCGTCAAATGACGAGGATTCAGATGCTCCTTATTGATCGCGAGACAGACATCCAGGTCATGATAATAAAGGGTGACACGTTTATTGTCCCGGCCGAACTTGTATGCAAAAGAGGTTCCCAAGCGTCCCGGTCCGATGATACCGATTCTGCTCGTATCCATATTCTTCGCCATCATCGCCGGAGCCACCGGGCCAATAAAGCCGTATAGAACATATCGATCAAGATTTTACCCATTGAAAGACCAACTACCCAATCCGCACGTGGCAAGGTGATCATTTCCCGTTAAAATTCAATAGATCCCCAAAAAGACGGTGGATTATAGGGAAAAGCCCAAAGTGTGTCAAACATTAATCGGGAATCTGATTACGAATTTCCGAACGCCTTGAAAAAAAGAGGTGAACCAGATGTTCGGCTCACCTCTTTTGATCTTGTCATTATCTCGATTGGCTGATCCGGGAGATGGGAGATTATTTGTTTCCGCCGCCCGCCATTTCCTGATAGCTGCCGGCAATCGTCTTCGGAGGCCAGGGGAAGAGATCCTCCACCGTCACCTTCACAACATAATTCGCCTTACGGCTGAAGTAACTCAGGGCTTCATTCATTTCGTCAAAGAGTTCACCGGAACTCAGCATTTCGGCCGTTCCCTTTACCTGGCAGCCCTCATTCTTTTCCTTATCAAAAAAATAAATGGCAATTTTGGGATTTTTCAAAAGATTCTCGCGGGTCCGGGTGGACATGATTTCCGCGAACATGAACGTTTCGTCATCAATGATGCTGAAGGTGCTTTTGGGAGACACATTCGGAGCCCCGTTTGCATCCGTTGTAGCGATAAAAGCCAGCTTGTTTGTTTCAATGAGCTCCTTTATTACCGACGACATTTTGGCCATAATTCTGTCCTCCTCGTATATTTTTTCCTTGGTTACGACCTGGTTGAATAAAATTTCCCGGGTTTCAGATCTCAGCGAATCCAGCCCGGAACGTGCAGCCAGTCCATCAAGACAAGACGGTCGCCTTCATTGACGGCCCTGTCCATCATTTCCTCGCCTATTCTGAATTTATTCAGCATAATCATGTATTTAGGATTGATTGTACCATTCTCCATAATAAACAGATCGAAGGCCGTCCCCACGTCCGGGACCTTGATTTCCTTTAACCAGTCACCCACCGTCGCACCTTCCGGGAGCACCATCTCCACATTGCTCCAGCCCAGCAACCTACGTACACCGAGTATCGCCCCAACAGTTACCTTCATAGCGTGCCCTCCTAAGTTGAAATTTTTTCTAACTTAAAACCTTGTCTTTTGCTTGTCAAGGTCAAATCAGCCAACGAAGAGAAACGGATTTTAACCCTGCACGACCTCGACAACAACGTACCTTTTTTTCCCCTTTCTTAACCGGATCCGGCCCCCTTCATCCCGATCTCCCAATCCTATCTTCTCATCGAACGCGCCGACCTGCCGGTTGTTCACATAGCCGCCTCCCTGGGAAAGCAGTCTGCGGGCTTCACTTTTCGTGGCACAAAGTCCGCTCTCAAAGAACAATTCGAATGCCGCAATCCCCTGTTCCAGTTCCGCCTCCGTTTTCCCGATGGAGGGCGGACCCGCCCCATCCCGATCCGGCTCGGTCCTGGGAAGGGTGCTCGAGGGGAAGAGATCATCCCGAACCGGCCTGACATGAAAGGTCTGCACCGCGGCCTTCCAAGCATCCAGCGCGGCCTCTTCACCATGCGTGACCTTGGTGGCCTCAAAGGCCAAAACCGTTTTGGCCATATTACGTTCCGATCCCTCGAGGGAGCAGACGGCGGATATCTCTTCCATCGGCAGGAAGGTGAACAGCCCGAGGAACCGTTCCACGTCGGCATCCTCCGTGTTGGCCCAGTACTGATAATATGCGTAAGGAGACGTCTCCCTCCCGTCCAGCCAGACCGTCCCCTTTTCCGTCTTCCCCATTTTGTGACCCGATGACGTCGTGATCAAGGGAAACGTCATGGCAAAGGCGCCCTTCCCTTTCATTCTTCTGATCAAGTCACTCCCGGCAAGCATGTTCCCCCACTGGTCATTCCCGCCCATCTGGAGCATACACCCATATTCGTCGAATAAATGAAGAAAATCATACGCCTGCAACAACATGTAGTTGAATTCGATAAAGTTAAGTCCCCGTTCCAGGCGCATACGATAGCTCTCCG
This genomic window from Deltaproteobacteria bacterium contains:
- a CDS encoding MoaD/ThiS family protein, translated to MKVTVGAILGVRRLLGWSNVEMVLPEGATVGDWLKEIKVPDVGTAFDLFIMENGTINPKYMIMLNKFRIGEEMMDRAVNEGDRLVLMDWLHVPGWIR
- a CDS encoding tyrosine--tRNA ligase, with product MKNAFDILRERGFIEQITDEDAIKDLLRNAKVTCYIGFDPTAPSLHVGHLLPIMSLTHMQKAGHRPIALVGGGTALIGDPSGKTEMRRILTREQIDHNARCLQKQLSNYLDFSDGGALLLNNADWLAELNYIAFLRDIGRHFSVNKMLAAESYRMRLERGLNFIEFNYMLLQAYDFLHLFDEYGCMLQMGGNDQWGNMLAGSDLIRRMKGKGAFAMTFPLITTSSGHKMGKTEKGTVWLDGRETSPYAYYQYWANTEDADVERFLGLFTFLPMEEISAVCSLEGSERNMAKTVLAFEATKVTHGEEAALDAWKAAVQTFHVRPVRDDLFPSSTLPRTEPDRDGAGPPSIGKTEAELEQGIAAFELFFESGLCATKSEARRLLSQGGGYVNNRQVGAFDEKIGLGDRDEGGRIRLRKGKKRYVVVEVVQG
- a CDS encoding pyridoxamine 5'-phosphate oxidase family protein; translated protein: MAKMSSVIKELIETNKLAFIATTDANGAPNVSPKSTFSIIDDETFMFAEIMSTRTRENLLKNPKIAIYFFDKEKNEGCQVKGTAEMLSSGELFDEMNEALSYFSRKANYVVKVTVEDLFPWPPKTIAGSYQEMAGGGNK